Part of the Longimicrobium sp. genome is shown below.
ACGGGCTCCACCTCCAGGCGGCCGCGGCGCGTGTAGGCGATCCGCCCCACCCGGTTCCGGGCCAGGATCGCGTCGGCGCCGGCGCGGTCCAGCGGGCGGAAGGCTTGCGGTTGCGGTGCGGACATGCCGGTCTCTCCGTGGCTGCGGGTGGCCCTGCTATTCGGAAAGAAATGATCTCACGCGAAGGCGCAAAGGCGCAAAGAAAGTGCTTCCCCGTCTTTCCTTCGCGGCTTCGCGGCTTTGCGTGACACCTTCTGCACCAGGCTCCTGCGGGAAAGAAAGACGCAAGGGCCGTCCCGCGGCCGGGCACAGGTCGCTGCGCGGGTGGATTGGAACTTGCGCCTGCGCGGCCTCCCCCGCACACGGGGCGGGGCAAAACGGCACCACGAGGAGCGCGCGGATGGCGGATCGAGAGCAGCAGGGAGAGAGCGTGCGGCTGCAGGTGGCCGGGGCGAAGCGCGAGGACATGGCCAAGGGCACGGCGCGGCTGGGGCAGCGCACCTTCCAGGCGCTGGGCCTCAAGGAGGGCGAGATCATCGAGATCGTGGGGCCGCAGGTCACCGCCGCGGTCGCGCTTCCCCCGTACCCGGAGGACGACGGGCTGGACCTGATCCGCCTGGACGGCCTCCAGCGCACCAACAGCGGCGTCAGCATCGGCGACTACGTGGAGGTGCGCTGCGCCAAGGTGGAGCCCGCCCGCCGCGTGACGCTGGCCCCCGCGCAGGAGAACCTGCGGCTGATGGGCACCGGCGACGCCCTGCGCCGCACCCTCTTCCGCCGCCCGCTCACGCAGGGCGACACGATCTCCACATCCGCCTACCAGCGCACCGAGACTTCGCGCGGTCCCGAGGACCCGGGCGCGTTCCCCGAGGAGCTCTTTCGCACCTTCTTCCAGCAGACGGCGTACGCGCTGCAGGAGATCCGCCTGCGCGTGGTGGGGACGACGCCGCGCGGGATCGTGCAGGTGGTGGAGGACACCGAGATCGAGCTCCTTCCCGAGTACGCGGAGCCGGAAGACCCCAGCCGCGGCGACATCACCTACGACGACATCGGCGGGCTGGGGCCCACCATCGACCAGGTGCGGGAGATGATCGAGCTCCCGCTCAAGCACCCCGAACTCTTCCAGCGGCTGGGGATCGACCCGCCGAAAGGCGTCATCCTGCACGGCCCGCCGGGGACGGGCAAGACGCTGCTCGCGCGCGCGGTGGCCAACGAGGCGCGCGCGCAGTTCTTCCACATCGCCGGCCCGGAGATCATGGGGCGGCACTACGGCGAGAGCGAGCAGCGGCTGCGCGAGGTGTTCGAGCAGGCGGAGCAGCAGGCGCCCTCCATCGTCTTCATCGACGAGATCGACTCCATCGCACCCAAGCGCGAGGAGGTGACGGGCGAGGTTGAGCGGCGCATCGTGGCGCAGCTCCTGACGCTGATGGACGGGCTGAAGCCGCGGCAGAACGTGGTGGTGATCGCGGCCACCAACCGCGTCAACGCCATCGACGAGGCGCTGCGCCGGCCGGGCCGCTTCGACCGCGAGATCATCATCGGCGTGCCGGACGCGGTGGGGCGGCGCGAGGTGCTGGCCATCCACACCCGCGGCATGCCGCTGGGGAACGACGTGGACCTGGACGAGCTCGCGCGCATCACCTACGGCTTCGTGGGCGCGGACCTCACGGCGCTGGCCCGCGAGGCCGCCATCGACACGCTGCGGCGCCACCTCCCCGCCCTGGACCTGAACCAGGTGGAGATCCCGGCGGACGTGCTGGCGCGGCTGATCGTGTGCCGCGACGACTTCATCAACGCGCTCAAGCGGGTGCAGCCCTCCGCCGTGCGCGAGATCATGATCCAGGTCCCCGATGTGGGCTGGGACGACATCGGCGGCCTCGAAGACGCCAAGCGGGCGCTCAAGGAGGGGGTGGAGCTCCCCCTGAAGCACCCCGACGCCTTCCGCCGCCTGGGGATCCGCCCCGCCAAGGGCTTCCTCCTGTACGGCCCTCCCGGGACGGGCAAGACGCTGATGGCCAAGGCCGTCGCGCGCGAGTCGGAGGCGAACTTCATCGCCACCAAGTCGTCGGACCTGCTCAGCAAGTGGTACGGCGAGAGCGAGCAGCAGGTGACGCGTCTCTTCCAGCGCGCGCGGCAGGTGGCGCCTACGGTCATCTTCATCGACGAGATCGATTCGCTGGCGCCACAGCGCGGCGGCGGGCTGGGCGAGCCGGCCGTGACGGAGCGGGTGGTGAACACCATCCTCGCGGAGATGGACGGGCTGGAGGAGATGCAGGGGATCGTGGTGATCGGCGCCACCAACCGTCCCACGCTGCTGGACCCCGCCCTGCTGCGCCCCGGCCGCTTCGACGAGCTGGTGTACATCACGGTGCCCGAGCGCGAGGCGCGGCTCACCATCCTGCGCATCCACACCTCCGGGATGCCGCTGGCGGAGGACGTGAAGCTGGAGGCCATCGCGGAGCGCACGCACGGCTTCACCGGCGCGGACCTGGAGGACCTGGTGCGCCGCGCGGGGCTGATGGCGCTGCGCACCGACCTGGACGTGGCGGAGGTGCCGATGCGCTTCTTCGAGTCGGCGCTCAAGGAGAGCCGCGCTTCGGTGACGCCGGAGATGGAGCGCGAGTACGAGGAGCTGCGCAGCGAGCTGAAGCGCGAGGGCCCGCGCGGCCGCCAGATCGGCTTCCGAGCCCCGGAGCGCCCCGCCGCGCACTGACGGCGCCAGGGGATCACGGGGAGGGGCGAAGGGTGCCTCTCCCCGTGTTTCCGCGCGTCGCTATCTCGTTACGCGAAAACAGCTTGCCCTGATCGGTGTTCAAGGTTTGTGGAACGGTTGTTGCTTTCCCGCCGAGCCGAGCGGAGAGGATGGAAGGCCTCTCCGAATAACCCGAACCAAGGGCGACCATGAGCATCACTCCCAGCGACCGCAACCTCCCGATGGACGGCACCGCCGACTCGCTTCGCGCGGACCAGCTTCACGGCAACGAGCAGCTTCGCGCCGGCCAGCTGCACGGCAACGAGCAGCTTCGCGGCACCGAGGAGCGCCTGACGCTCTCGGAGGAGCAGCTCGCCGTCGGCAAGCGCGAGGTGCGCGCGGGCGAGGTGGAGATCGAGAAGCGCGTGGAGACCGAGCACGTGCGCCACGAGGTGCCGCTCACCCACGACGAGGTGACGGTGGAGCGCCGCCCCATCGAGGGCGGGATGGTCGCGGCCGGCGGGCTCGGCCACACCATCGGCGAGGAGCACATCCGCGTTCCGCTGACCGCCGAGGAGGCGGTGGTGGAGAAGCGCGTGGTGCCCAAGGAGGAACTCGTGGTGCGCACGCAGCAGGTGACCGAGGAGCGCATGGTGGAGGCCGACCTGCGCACCGAGCGCGCCGAGGTGCGTGAGGTCAACGCCCACGAGGTGCGCCACGACCGCGACACGCTGGATCGCGGCGGCAACCTGTAGGATTCCCGCGGGTTGTGGGACGGCCGGGGCGGCTGCCCCGGCCGTGATCTGCCCCCTCTCCCGGATGCCGGGGGAGGGGGCAGGGTTTTTGGGTTGGGTCTAGCCAGGGGGTACCCGGCGGTTGAAACCGCTGCAACAACCGCGGGAAACCTGCCTTCGCAGGTTTGGGCGGGCGGGGGTCGTGCGCGGCGCGGTCACCGGGGTGGCGGCCGGGGTTCCGGGGGATGAATCCCCCGGCTGGAACCACGGGAAGACGGCTGAAGCCGTCTCGCCCGGCCGGGGCCAGTCCGCGGAGGCGGACTTCGTGTGGTTCCAGCCGCGAATTCATTCGCTCCTGGGCAGGCCTTTCCTCGGCGCGGAATTTCGAAGTGCCCGGCGAATCCCGCCCGCGAGTCCGCGAAGGCGGACTTTGTGCTGTTGTTGGAGCGAGTTCACTCGCCGGACCTCAGTTCCGCGCCGGGCGCTCCAGGTGGGCGGCGTTGGGACGGGGGCGCACGATGGAGGGGAGGCCGCGCGGGTGCGGGGCGCCGCCCGAGACGGAGCGCTCGGCGTCGGCCTCGCTGAAGCAGAGGGTCGCGACCAGGAGGGCGCCCCGCTCGCGCAGGTCGGCGGCGGCGCGACTCGTGTAGTTGGCGACGTGGAAGCACCCCGCCAGGAGATAGATTCCCGCAGGCTCGCCCAGGCGCCGCTCGCCCAGGCGGTATGGGTCGTGGTCTTCGTAGATCAGCGTTTCGTCCTGCTTCACGTTGCTTCCCCAGTGTGGTCGGCCGCGGCGGGGCTTCGCCGCTGTGGGTCGTTTGTACCCGGTACGGGCGTTTTGGATCGTTTCGAACACCGTGGCACGGCAAGCGAGGGCGGACACGCAGGTCCGCCCCTACGAGGTCCGGGCCGGGTTGGACACGGGCGGCCACGCGGGACCGCCCCTACGGGATCGGTGATCGATGCGGATTGCGGCGTGGGGGCGGGCACGGGCGCGATGAATCGCGCCCCTACAGGGAATGTGAATGGTTGGGCGACAACAAGCCCCCGCCGCGATGGTCGCGGCGGGGGCGTAGTTCTCCCCCTCCTCCGCCCTGCGCCCCCGCAGGCGGGGGAGGGGGCCGGGGGGAGGGGGCCCTACCAGTCGCGGTCCCGGTCGCGGCCGCCGCCACCACTGCCGCCACGCCCGCCGCCACCGCCGCCACGGCCACCACCCCCGCCGCCGTAGCCGCCCCCACCGCCGCCGTACCCGCCCCCGCCACCACCGTAGCCGCCACCACCGCCGCCGCGGCTTCCGCCACCGCCACCGTAGCCGCCGCCGCCACGGCTTCCGCCGCCGCCGCCGTACCCGCCGCCGCCACGGTTGCCGTAGCCGTCGTCACCGCCCGGGGCACCGCCGCCGGAGCCGCCGGCGGGCGCGTCCAGGCGCACCACGTTGGCGGCCTTCGCGCCGCGGGGCTCCTCCACCACCTCGAACTCCACGCGCTCACCCTCGTCCAGCGACTTGAACCCCGACCCCTGGATGGCGCTGTGGTGGACGAACACGTCCGGGCCGTCCTCGCGCTGGATGAAGCCGTATCCCTTCTCCTGTGAGAACCACTTCACCGTGCCTGTCACCTTCTCCATGGTATGGAACCCTCTGCCTGTGGGTGTGTGGATGCCCCCGCCCGTCGCGGGGCCTGGATCGTGTGCCTTGCGGAGGGCACGGGGTGTGTCACGAGATGCCGACGAGCTCCAGGTCGAAGGTGAGGTCCCGCCCCGCGAGCGGGTGGTTTTGGTCCAGCACCGCGCCATCGTCCGAGACTTCGGCCACCGTGACCACGACCGGCTCGCCGCCGTCGCGCTTCATCTGGAGGCGCTGCCCGACTTCGGGGCGGATGTTGGGAGGGAAGCGGTCCAGCTCGACCAGCAGCATCAGGTCCTCGTCGTGCGCGCCGTACGCGCTGGCCGCGGGGATCCAGACCCACTTCGACTCGCCGGGCTCCATCCCCTCCACCGCGTCGTCGAAGCCGGCGATCACCTCGCCCGCGCCCAGCGCGAACTCCAGCGGCTCCCGCCCGTGCGACGAGTCGAAGACGGTTCCGTCCTCCAGCCGCCCGGTGTAGTGCACCCGGACGGTGTCGCCGGAGCGAGCTGTCGCCATGCTTCCTCCCGCCGCTGAGTGACGTGCGAAGGCCCCACCCGCGAGGACGCAATAAAGCGGCCCGCCGGCTGAAAACCGGGGGCCGCTGGGCGTTTTTCGCGAAACACGCGCCACGGATGGCGCGTCGGTGTCGATCAGGGAGCAAGAAGGGCCCGCTCGTGCGAGCGGGCCCGGCGCGGGTCAGGCGGGTGGCGCCACCAGCACGTTGGAGGCGGCGGCGAAGAACGGCTTGGCCTGCACGTCGCCCAGGCGGATCTCCAGGAGCCGGCTTCCGTCGCCCGTCTTGCCCAGGACGGCGACCACCTCGCCCGGGCCGCCGGCACAGAGCACCTGTTCCCCCACGGCCGGGAGGCGCTCCTGCGCCGTGGTCCACCCGGGACGGGCCGTGAGGTCGACGCGGCCGTCTTCGGCACGCAGGCGCTTCGTTCCGTTGCTCTTGGACATCGGCTGGACTCCCGTCGAAGATGGGGCGGCTGCACGCCGCGGGCACCAGGAGGCGCGCGGGTACGCCCGGGGGGTGGCGCACGCCGCTCGCGGCCGGGGACGACGAAGCCCCGGGCGATACGGACGTTTGTACACCGGCTCGCCGCAAAGGTTCGGGCGCTATCCCCGGAAGACGCTGAGCACGCTGGAGTAGTCGTCGGTCCAGGGGCGGGCGCCGGGGCGCAGCTTCGGAGCGCGCCACCGCGGGGGGTTGTCGAGCCCGAAGAGGTCGCGCTGCCGGCGGGCGACCACCACCCAGGTGGACGACTGCTGGTATTCGCGGGGCTTCGACTTGGGGCCGCTCCCCACCGTGATCGCCAGCCCCCGCTCACGCGCCAGCTCGCCGATCACCGACTCCAGGTCCAGGTAGCGGTTGCTCACGTGGTACGCGATGCGCCCCCCCGGCGCCAGCCGCTCCAGGTAGGTGCCCAGCGCCTCGCGGGTGAGGAGGTGCACCGGCACCGCGTCGGACGAGAAGGCGTCGAGGAGGATCAGGTCGTACGCCCCCCGCGGCGCCTTCGCCAGCGACAGCCGAGCGTCGCCCAGGACGATGCGGATGGGGGCCTCGG
Proteins encoded:
- a CDS encoding CDC48 family AAA ATPase, which produces MADREQQGESVRLQVAGAKREDMAKGTARLGQRTFQALGLKEGEIIEIVGPQVTAAVALPPYPEDDGLDLIRLDGLQRTNSGVSIGDYVEVRCAKVEPARRVTLAPAQENLRLMGTGDALRRTLFRRPLTQGDTISTSAYQRTETSRGPEDPGAFPEELFRTFFQQTAYALQEIRLRVVGTTPRGIVQVVEDTEIELLPEYAEPEDPSRGDITYDDIGGLGPTIDQVREMIELPLKHPELFQRLGIDPPKGVILHGPPGTGKTLLARAVANEARAQFFHIAGPEIMGRHYGESEQRLREVFEQAEQQAPSIVFIDEIDSIAPKREEVTGEVERRIVAQLLTLMDGLKPRQNVVVIAATNRVNAIDEALRRPGRFDREIIIGVPDAVGRREVLAIHTRGMPLGNDVDLDELARITYGFVGADLTALAREAAIDTLRRHLPALDLNQVEIPADVLARLIVCRDDFINALKRVQPSAVREIMIQVPDVGWDDIGGLEDAKRALKEGVELPLKHPDAFRRLGIRPAKGFLLYGPPGTGKTLMAKAVARESEANFIATKSSDLLSKWYGESEQQVTRLFQRARQVAPTVIFIDEIDSLAPQRGGGLGEPAVTERVVNTILAEMDGLEEMQGIVVIGATNRPTLLDPALLRPGRFDELVYITVPEREARLTILRIHTSGMPLAEDVKLEAIAERTHGFTGADLEDLVRRAGLMALRTDLDVAEVPMRFFESALKESRASVTPEMEREYEELRSELKREGPRGRQIGFRAPERPAAH
- a CDS encoding YsnF/AvaK domain-containing protein; translated protein: MSITPSDRNLPMDGTADSLRADQLHGNEQLRAGQLHGNEQLRGTEERLTLSEEQLAVGKREVRAGEVEIEKRVETEHVRHEVPLTHDEVTVERRPIEGGMVAAGGLGHTIGEEHIRVPLTAEEAVVEKRVVPKEELVVRTQQVTEERMVEADLRTERAEVREVNAHEVRHDRDTLDRGGNL